The sequence agaaatcaatctgcaatttttcagataataaaagagataaatgtattattttttcgattttcagttgtagttcaacgagccaaggttgtatgcaaatttttagcaaaatctgcgacatagcccatttactgttccttgaccttaataTGCATATAACCGGACAATTTAACATTAGGTGAATGGGAAATGGTTTTGTGCAGGAGAAAAGTATGCAATTAACCGAATTATGCTATTAAGCGGTATGCAATTAAGTGGAATCGACTGTAGTTGAATACAGTGAGGATCTAGAGttccactgactgacctaaggggggcCAATGGACAACTCTAGTCATGCTTTAGTGATACcctacatttatataaaaagccCCTAGATCCACCTATAGTATATCTACAAGAGAGACTGTTTAGCACAatgtaacttttattttcattgattctttaaaaatcaaatcagaCTATAATAATGTGTAGTTGAAGATAAATCACATGTTATACTTTTTATGCCTTTAAAAGAGCATTACATGTAGCTGTCAAGTTCATGATCATGAATCCATAAatccaaattacaaaaagtcCAAAAGAAACAATTCATAATGCATGGATTcgttatacatgtaatacatttgCAATTCATGCATATTTCAGATTAAACAGTTAAAATaacaccaccaaaattcaaacttgatctgtgttttgtggtaataatcaaatatacagtggcagatccagaatgGGGGAGGTCTGGGcattggaaccccccccccttttttttttacgatcAATGCAGTTGTatgggacatgtagttggaaccccccaaCCAACTTTAtcgtgggtctcattggggtctaagcgtgatgcaggattgccaattttttgtaagcgtgaaacgtgaaagtcaaattattgtgtcgtgaaaacgggaaatgaggtcttgcggtACCggggaaatgacaaaataatgagAATTGCTaagtacatagtgtaagcgggatacgggaatctgacaaaacactaagcgggatccgggatcggaaccccccaatgagaccccctttatcctgggtgGATcctggctggatctgcccctgttatatatttttacattgttaaTGTAGTACAATATATCTATCTgcaagatttacaaaaaaaatcccctGAATGAGAAATCCAAAACATTATTTACCTGGAATTGTTTAACTCCTTTCTCGGAGGAAAGATTTTAATGAATCACTAAGcagaaatattataatttaaatgtgacactttgttttattccatttaAGTAGACTGATTTATTACAACTGTAGACAGCATTTAAAATACAACCAATTTAAGacactttttaaataattttacaataatttatttaagttaataaatcattgatatttattattttaccaGTAAACTAGACAAAAATGTACTTGCGGTTTGCATGAATATAGTTTCACAAACACTAAATATAAGTAAACTATAAAGTTAAAGTACAACTcgatattgttgtttttgaaaGCATTATTGAGTTTTGtctgaatttttaataaatacaaactCAGAAACATAAAACTGGCatataaatacttaaaattCTGACATTATTCACACCCATATAAAGGCCATAcacaaataaggagatgtggtatgattgccaatgagacaactgtccatctATGACCTAATTTCAAATGAAGAGGTTGTAAGCAATGATAGGCAACCACCTAAActttaaacttattttcacaaaaagaaaacagattgtttaaccatcataagaaacaactatattaaatTTCCAGTTagggtgcgacatgtttacaaCGGATAGACAGAGGCCAGACATTTGCATACCATATGAtatcccgtcaaaattttgacaggggtataaaaatttaccgaagttttatgcaaattgGTTGAAGCGGTTTTTGAGGTAATGTCTAAAGTGTTGACCAAAAACAGGCGGAGACgaaatttctttatatttttatttcatatattttaacaaatttgattttgtttaggAATaatcacatgttaaactatattttcgaaggtagagagaaaatggtggatagcaaaaagcatattgcacAGCAAAAAGCTTATagcacggttatttttagaatatctaaaaattgATATACTTTGTGATGAGACAATatgatatcaataaaaatcCAACATTATCAAATTACGATTTTGATACAatggtcggaaattaataatattatgaatacatgtatagcctttgtatgaggtcaatacaggatatatagaccctgagactactataacacatgtgttatagtagtctcagatagacccaaagaagtatatcgagctcggacttcgtcctcagtcaatatacatctttcaggtcaatatatatccttgtatcgacctcatacaaatgctatatttgtgtaatatttttttgtcatgtaaACGGGTGTATAAAAACCTTGTCCAAATCCTGTACCCTAGCAAGCACCTGTTCTACTATCAAATACTTACCTTACAGTTTAGATATGCACGTATCAATATCAACTGAGACGTACACAGTGTTTGCAGGGATGAGAATTTCGAAAACACTGTTACACATGTTACAtgacaatattgaaaatgaCTCGTTTCATGACAGTCTATGACTGCCTCGAAGTGTCTACAAacaaacaggttttttttacaaatcacTTGCATTTATATTCACATGTTTCAATGTATTTTTACCTGACTCTCATTAAAAGCTGGTTTAGTTGTCCTGTAAACTTTTCTTCAACTTGTTATTTAGTTTGATTCTTCTTGCCTCGTTCACCGATAAACCGGAATTCGTGTGATGTCACTTTGTAGGGGGTTTCCCTTCTCAAATTAACTTCTCGATACTCTCACCTGTCTGATGACGTCAAATACGATTGTTACCTGTCCTCTTTGtcaaatttctaaaattaagTTCAACTCGTGACATTTGTTTTCAGATAGTCCAATTAAAATGCTTGGAtttaaaatgtccaaatttctaaatatacatCATACAAATACCTGGCCATGGGCTTTCTGCTTTATCactattataaacaaaatccTTGTTATACACTTAATATTCCGACTACCTGCTTAGTtcaaacagagacatataatacaatctCTAGTTCAAATATCATTTAGTTTTGCcagattgtgaaaaaaaaacaattcaaaagcaCACAATTTTAATGCAATTAAGAAAGTTGCTAATATCATACTGGATAAACCATATGATCTTCAAGTTtgattgggatttttttttttttaggggggggggggtaatttattcttatttcgttaaacattataaaatcatttcagTAGGAAATTAATCAAATCGTGTGCCGTTCCTTATTAACTGTAAAGACTCTGTAAAGGGACATTAATACAAGATTGTGATTCCCTGAAAAGAACATTTCagtggcggatgcaggaattttcgaaagggggggtgctagcccagggcaaagggggggtgcaGGGGGGGTgcaaacatatgtcccgattcaaatgcattgatcggccaaaataaagggggggtgcggacccccggaaccccccctctggatccgccactgcatttcttcttcttcttttatcGGCTAGctgtcagttgtattttaacagagacatattataatatgtattaccaaggatttgtatagttactaactttacaaatccttggtattactgtatttatatatatctctgATTTGAATTAAGTTGGGAAAATTATGCcggttctttaaaaaaaaatccgcaacaaactataaaattcaTGAATGGCCGGTATTTTTATTACAGCGACAACACAACTAAAGGCTAACTTTAAAACAGTCAAATTCAGTTCTgcagatttttttctgaatgcgTTGTTTAACACCATCACATTTCATACGAAAAGACATGTAGCGTGGGGGCTTGTATAATAACTACACCATGTTACATAAATCAGATATTTAGATATAATAGACTAAAAGGATATAGGTAAGACTAGAGAGTATTTAGACAATAGGAAATAATAACAGGATTATAAACTACGTCACGAATACATgatgtaatatatacatgttattagTACGTACAAATCCTATCATTAGATTAAACTGAATGACATACACGaaagaattaagaaaatatcaaacatgtcacagtaattaaatgaaatcaaacaatagaaaaataactCAAATGTTTTTAGAGAATAACTAAGTGGTAATCTTTAATCATCTTATTACACATAGTATATATAGTcatttaagaagatgtggtatgagtgccaatgagacaactctccatccaagtcacaaacTGTAAAAGTAAACCCGGCACTAAAGGTAAAATAACAGTCTTCGACAccgagccttggctcacaccgaacaacaagccaTAAAGGGTATACTAAAatgactaatgtaaaaccattcaatcaGGAACACAAACCACGTTTAATCTAtaagagaaacgagaaacatttatgGTCATTTATGATCAACATGCACATTCGctaattacgattttttttcgATACATAAATTCATCCCAAACTAATATCAACGAAGttcttttttatcaatttaatccTGATGGATTTCCCCAATAATAAGGGTCTTAAAAGCCATACGAATATTGTTTATCGATCAAATACATTCATAAAATGATATTCCAATCCCCCCAAAAAATGTACAGTTGCACATATAACATAttcaaacagattttttttttaaaacctttcGGTATCAATGTTCAAGTTGTATGCATGTACACGGTACTTCTTTATAGCTATCATATGAGAAGCatctaaatttaaaacattttgtgtcAACCAAACATTACATCAGccataattacataataaatcattataataattaatatgaccaattcaatttattttaattttcacattGTTAGCCTCAAAGACTAGCATTTCTGCatatcattttttcaaaacGTAATTGTCAGTTTAGAACAACATTTCGTCATTTTACATTAATTCTGCACATACAATGAAACATATGCGTAAtttgtagtattttttttttactttcaaaatccTCTTTAAAAATGAGGTGAAAAGTTTCATTCCTACACTTCGCTACCATAATTCACCAAGCTTTTTCATATAATATGTATCAAATAAACTAAAGAGAGTTTTAATCGTGTTCAGACAGTATTGTAACCTTAGTGCACTGTCTATAATTCATCACAATCCGAgcaaaaaatgacaaagttaGAGAATTTGTCTCCATTTGAAAGGTTGTTGTTAATGCATAATTTATAGATAGCATCAACTTTATTTGACAACTTTCTCTGTgggggaaatttttttttcttctatttttgtATTCGTcctaaaaaataattgatttttcaaaacaagATTTGTTTAAAGAGAGATTCAGAGATTGGGTCAAGTGAGGTAGGTATATTGAACTGAGCGTGTTCAATactaatagaaaataaatttatagtaAAACAGTAAAATGGTATTCAATATAAGATTAGTCCAaagcaaatattcaaaatgatacaaaaacgGACTAAGACATCACAACACAACCATAATTAGTTGACGCGCAGTTCTTTGATTCGGATGAATCTGCTTTTTAGCAGTTTTTGccaataaaagttttaatttaagtCTCCTATAGGATATCATACCATATACCCGATAGCCAGCGTTTTTAACAAAGACTGCAACTCccttgacaaaattgactttagaACAAGTTGGCTGCTCTAATAAGACCCGTTGCGTTTTATTatgtcaaaagatttttttttctttcagatgttTAGTTTGAATGAGTTTATAAAAAAAGCGCTTCGAACGATTGAAATGTATTAAGTATTATTTGGAGTGACCATGATTTCATAGTACCAATGAGTTCAGTAATCATAATTTACGTATTATTGTGATCTAGATTCCTTTTAGTTTAGGGATTTTAGCTAAATGCCAATGGCTTATCCAAATAAATTTCCGTGCAGCCACAACAAACTTCCCTCACTTGTAACACTGTAACATACATTCGTTAGATGTGTTGTGAGCTCTGGagtttaccatttttttttaaagaactttTAAAGTAGCTCTATAGAATCAATACTGATGCAACCTTTTAGCAATGATGCCACTGTATTCTTgagtttttgttataaaaaataaacgtaTTGAGATATTTTATGGTTAAAATTATCATGTCTTTGGAACAGGGAATACTCTTGAATTTATTCTCCCTCTTTAAGGATGAAACTTGACAGAAAAAATAGACCTTCAAATGTTTCCTCCCAGCATCCCCAATGAAAGAATTTGATTAGTTTAGGttgaaagtgaaattaatttaaaatatatatatattttaatttacgaATATACATGAACATCTGCAACATTGCATTGGGGGAAAATTTGATTTCCCGAGTGTAGGTTGATTCAATAATTCACATTTCTTTGTCTAGCAGTTAAATTATCTGTCTTTTTTGTTGGGTTTATTGAAACTATAAAATGCAGTTGCTCTGGCAACAACAGTTGTAACCCCAAAAGACACGAACCTTATGTAGACAGAACCATTTTGTTGCAGCAGACGACATCCAAActaatagcagacttgtttttgtacggttatgaatcacagtttatgaccaaactcagtctAAATTGCATttcattagtttaaacatatttatttatagtggattgggaaacaagttttacaacttatattaatccctttccactttgcgggtgcgagtgctgccttgtagcggcattagcctactctttttcgaaatctacaagggtgtctttaacgtgcaagagatatggctctctcttaacacgggtcagccatttatcgtccccgtccgacggactatcatcgtttcctcaagaccatactcgcaaatggtgtcaagggagagccgaaaattgagttcctgaaatgtTCATTGATACATTCAATAACACTtaaccgttatcttgatgacaTTTTTTCGTTAAATCACCAAGAAATTTCAATACTGCCGAAATTACCCAAAGGAACcttaaatgtatcaaatttaaacggtaataactgtcctttccaatatttagatatttcagttttacaCGGGAAACcgcacactaaaatttacgacaaatgGGACGATTTTTGCTTCCCATTGTTAATTTTCCCTTTTTGGATGGTGATGATCCTTTGACACAACATTATGGTGTTCATTTTTCACAACTTGTTcgttgtttcataaaaaaaatataataaaagtttatgttagctgctttaatgtatatattttaaaggataaaGATGGAAATAACGATAATATAAACAGTAagttcgtgcgcatgtgtcaaacatattttgtgctcattagaacacggctttgtttacaaagcgtaataaggacgtcatattagaaggATTGGTTTCAATTAATATACCCCCAAGAACTAGacataaagaaataaaagacaCGGCTACCTCCAATTCATCTTTAGACTAATACTTCGAATTTGACTAACGGTGATTttagtaccagaatctatgacaaatgagacgattttagttttgaaattatcaatccCCCCACCTTATTAGCAATTTACCAagttcacctgcatatgggatatacatttcccaacttattatATATCCAAGAGCTTACAGTTACttctcagactttgtaaaacgtcacctgCTTGCAGTTACtcctcagactttgtaaaacgtcaccagcgtctgagcagaaagttgataaaccaggggtatgtcaatgAACGTCTcgtcatttttctaaaaatgttcaTTGGAAGATACCATGATCTTGTTGATAAACATTCCGTATCAACATCACAAATagtacacgatggtcttgaagtatagtttatcatcttaacaatgTGTTTTCCagtctttggtcgggttgttttctttttgacacattccccaatttttctcaattttatatttaatcttttatttgtcCTTATGAAGATCACTTTTACTATTTAGTCTGTTCtttgtgatatccatttgacttGGCTCTGTActtcccgtcattgtgttattgttctatgatacATCTTTATTTGTTCTTGCCTTTCATTTCTATTAATGTGATCTGTCTATTTACCTTTATGAGTTTCTTAAAactttctttgttacatatgacgtgactctgtacttaaaAATCccgttattgtgttattgtgctatggaaatcttttgtattcttgtctttcatgtTGGCTACTGTGCTGTGCCTTTATGCCTTCTtccttctttgttacatatttgtttgtttttatagtgattaagattttaacaaaatattgactactgtacccctatttaaactttatacctATTATGTCTGGTTTTCTTTTTGTTCACAAATCGTTGTCAATAGGATATAAATTTACGCGACTGTCGTACTAGTGATAGGTTTAGCCAGCTATAAAACCTGGCTCAACCCTcctttttacattaaaataatgcctgtacaaagtaaggaatatggcagttgttatccattatTTTGATGTGTATGAGATTTTGATTatggttttttaatttttagttcatTAATATGTTTTGTCGTTTAGTGTGACGCCCATTTTCACTGAATTAGTACAAAATTTTATCTAGGGCCCAGCTGAAGACCACCTTCGGGTGCATAGTTTTCTCGCttcgttgaagacccattggtggccttcggtcTTTGTCTGCTTTTTTGTCGGGTTgttattccccatttccattttcaattttattatcatgaATATCTTCTGCGGTTTGAAACCGGTAGGAACAATATGAACACTGTAGGCAATGTGaacaatttttaatacaacgatgaacatgcattttctttttcttttattatcttATATTACACAATCTGAAATAGATTCTTTAATGTAAAACTatacattatacataatatCATAAGTTATGTTACCAATGTTTACAGTTTTGACAACCTCAAAGCAGCTGTTGTAGTGTTATATTCACCATAAGAAACACAAGTACTAAAGCATTCGTGTGCCTTATTTACATGTCCTATCATCTCATGGGCTATTCCTAGACACAGGAAAGAAGatataatttgtgtttttcCCAATGCTTTATATCTGTAAAGATTATATGTGCACTTTTCTAGACCCCTCAATGACTCCATACTTGACGTTAAGTCACCTAAATGGTAAttagacaaaaagtttaaaaaatgagtAAATATGATGACAGCCAAATATAATGAAGAATCGTTCGTCACTTCAATTTCCAGTTCATCTGGTATCAATGCAGAACCATTCTCAAACACCATGATGTTAGACACTAACATGTGCAAAAGATGCATCGCTGACATTTTTTCGAAGTGAACAATGTTAACGGTAGTTGCTAGAGTGGAGGGATCTACCTTTAAAGAACGtgataaaacaattgaaatgatTTCTAATGCACTATGGTACCTCTTGTGACAATAGTAGCAAGATGCAAGAAACATCCATCCTGTATCAGGACATTGCCTATGTTTAGAAATGATTAGTAACCGTAACTGTTgtttaaaatgtgtatattgcggtttattatttaaatgatattttgtaattgtgTCTCGCTGTACTTTCAAGTTGTTTGATTTTTCCAAAAGAAAGATAATAATGTTAACAGCTAGTTTTATCCGACTAaattgaagtatttttttcactacCACAAGACTGTTTTTGTCATTCTCAAAATAATCTGCCATTTGCTCTACCATACACCAGAGCATTTGATGAATTACATTAGAATCATAGTAAGGATTATATAGGGTATGAAAATCACCGCTAAATGTTCCAGAAACACGGAAGCATTGCCAACCGTGATCACGCACTTCTTTCAACAGACCAATCATTTGGATATGTTCGTCTTTTTCAAATCtacattcaaaaaaattgttttgggGAATAAAATAGTGAACCAGGGTAAAATACTGTACACAATATAACAGTCTACAGATACAGGATCTAAAGCATGATAATATATCTTCAGGTTtccatatgtttttttctgattcctCACACAACCAAAACAGTaatgtttttagaaaataagaaCATAATTTGCCCTTTAACGATTTGCTTTTATCAATAACATCTTTTAGCACAAGTTTCATCAGTCCGTAGCACAATAATTGAGTATGATTGAAAGAGTAAATCAACAACTTTTCTGCAACCGAAAACGACATCCTCCACTCGATATCTTCATTAATCGACCCTTTACAACCTACCGGCGCGAATAAAACAccataatttacaatttttgttattaGTTGGGGCGACGGCCAATGACTCATTCGCGACCTTGACATCCATGGCCGAGCTTGAGAAGGCCAATATTTGCATCTAAAGCAATATAGTTGATCAATTGCATCGTCCTCTGTGGTTACACAAGGACCATGAATTTTATACCGATCTCCTGAAAGTGACATAAAATTTAGTTGACTGCACTTAAACAGTTGACTAGAATAAAATAAACCTTGACCTCTATGTTCCAGAAAATAATGGATGTTTTCAGGAAATCTAACGTTTTTCGGTACACGAAGCAATGCATAACATGGGTTTGTATTATCAATATCCATTATTAATGTTCTTATATTGTTTTCTTCAGCATCACTTTCTGCATCGcattcatttaaacatacagCTGTTCCATTAATCACTGCCATCTTATCTAAATCACTTCCTATCATGTCCAAACCCTCTACTGCACTACCGCTACTTATATGGCAGAGTAATGGATCGTCGTTACATATCATATCATGTAGATTGTAAAGATTGCGTCTCAAGCGTACAGTCTGAAATGTACCAAATTTCTGACATGCATAATCATACGACTTCAGAGACTCACTGTTCCTTGATGACATGCTGAATTCTGAAAAGTGCAGATACTTTCATAAATAGC is a genomic window of Mytilus trossulus isolate FHL-02 chromosome 1, PNRI_Mtr1.1.1.hap1, whole genome shotgun sequence containing:
- the LOC134707009 gene encoding uncharacterized protein LOC134707009: MSSRNSESLKSYDYACQKFGTFQTVRLRRNLYNLHDMICNDDPLLCHISSGSAVEGLDMIGSDLDKMAVINGTAVCLNECDAESDAEENNIRTLIMDIDNTNPCYALLRVPKNVRFPENIHYFLEHRGQGLFYSSQLFKCSQLNFMSLSGDRYKIHGPCVTTEDDAIDQLYCFRCKYWPSQARPWMSRSRMSHWPSPQLITKIVNYGVLFAPVGCKGSINEDIEWRMSFSVAEKLLIYSFNHTQLLCYGLMKLVLKDVIDKSKSLKGKLCSYFLKTLLFWLCEESEKNIWKPEDILSCFRSCICRLLYCVQYFTLVHYFIPQNNFFECRFEKDEHIQMIGLLKEVRDHGWQCFRVSGTFSGDFHTLYNPYYDSNVIHQMLWCMVEQMADYFENDKNSLVVVKKILQFSRIKLAVNIIIFLLEKSNNLKVQRDTITKYHLNNKPQYTHFKQQLRLLIISKHRQCPDTGWMFLASCYYCHKRYHSALEIISIVLSRSLKVDPSTLATTVNIVHFEKMSAMHLLHMLVSNIMVFENGSALIPDELEIEVTNDSSLYLAVIIFTHFLNFLSNYHLGDLTSSMESLRGLEKCTYNLYRYKALGKTQIISSFLCLGIAHEMIGHVNKAHECFSTCVSYGEYNTTTAALRLSKL